In a genomic window of Labilithrix sp.:
- a CDS encoding ABC transporter ATP-binding protein, which translates to MSSVVRLTDVEKTYQMGEVEVRALRGVSVDLARGEMVAIMGASGSGKSTTLNVIGTLDRPTKGRYFLDDEAVEDLDEEALAELRNRKIGFVFQSFHLLPRLDAVANVELPLVYAGAAKRSRREKARAALARVGLSEREDHLPNQLSGGQQQRVAIARAIVNEPLLLLADEPTGALDSTTTKQVMELFCGLHEQGITVVLVTHDPAIAKYAQRVVTFADGNIVSDSRAA; encoded by the coding sequence ATGTCATCGGTCGTACGGCTCACCGACGTCGAGAAGACCTACCAGATGGGGGAGGTCGAGGTCCGCGCGCTGCGTGGGGTCTCCGTCGATCTCGCGCGCGGTGAGATGGTCGCGATCATGGGCGCGAGCGGCTCCGGCAAGTCGACCACGCTCAACGTGATCGGCACCCTCGATCGTCCGACCAAGGGCCGCTACTTCCTCGACGACGAGGCGGTCGAGGACCTCGACGAAGAGGCGCTCGCGGAGCTCCGGAACCGCAAGATCGGCTTCGTCTTCCAGTCGTTCCACCTCCTGCCGCGGCTCGACGCGGTCGCGAACGTGGAGCTGCCGCTCGTCTACGCCGGCGCGGCGAAGAGGTCGCGGCGCGAGAAGGCGCGCGCGGCGCTCGCGCGGGTCGGTCTCTCCGAGCGCGAGGACCACCTCCCGAACCAGCTCTCGGGCGGGCAGCAGCAGCGCGTCGCGATCGCGCGCGCGATCGTCAACGAGCCGCTCCTCCTCCTCGCCGACGAGCCGACCGGCGCGCTCGACTCCACCACGACCAAGCAGGTCATGGAGCTCTTTTGTGGGCTGCACGAACAAGGCATCACCGTCGTCCTGGTCACCCACGACCCGGCGATCGCCAAGTACGCGCAGCGCGTCGTGACCTTTGCCGATGGAAACATCGTCTCCGATTCGAGGGCCGCATGA
- a CDS encoding tetratricopeptide repeat protein, which yields MDASGDGKPRVRCNKCGHLRETAAGMEPAPMSVPGKWTVIGPDGKAMSFDTWEELTESRRPSAITTTAKAIEETKEIPKDKKSASALLDITPEPHRAPEAHKAPEGQPKAKLALADMDSALDMGEVGNKPRRSTLTSTLTSTLTPGSAKPGSDRLEPLPIRSFSQSPKTQNSPKVEWAPRMDSKAPTKSDTAPRSDVDNTLRVEVAPPTARVMEADRPTAPNVTAADDSIDELDPDSLIEDGDDDDEAAPLSLRDAVPESSGDVLGDEDLEDDEEPNPHEALSIRDLVVVPAVAPNDARPATSRPPAPKTEPPKSQAPPPPVTKSQAPPPPAAKSQAPPPAAAKSQAPPRPQSLSRPDIPPPPRPPATSIPAISESDPEDTQRRRRPTSDPAMTRGWILGGVALVVLLGIAYRVATPDPPQPKPAPTVATTVPPTPVTTPPPPAPAPAPAPEPTSSEAIAVDLPSATPPAPTPPTVTNNDHPVVTTPQPTPTPVGDKPPTTPAPAPAPAPKPTVAATDSPGSMSDLLDKAGAARRKGDYATARELYQRVIAMSPANVEANGGLGDVARAQGDLAAAKASYERALAASPTYTPAQLGLADVEWEQGNRPSATKRYAQVVDRMGDRAPQRAKDRAGAGN from the coding sequence GTGGACGCATCGGGCGACGGAAAGCCGCGCGTCCGCTGCAACAAGTGCGGGCACCTGCGCGAGACCGCCGCAGGGATGGAGCCGGCGCCCATGTCCGTGCCGGGCAAGTGGACGGTCATCGGACCCGACGGCAAGGCGATGTCGTTCGACACGTGGGAGGAGCTCACGGAGTCGCGACGCCCGAGCGCGATCACGACGACGGCGAAGGCGATCGAGGAGACGAAGGAGATCCCGAAGGACAAGAAGTCCGCGAGCGCGCTCCTCGACATCACGCCCGAGCCCCATAGGGCACCCGAGGCGCACAAAGCGCCCGAGGGGCAGCCGAAGGCGAAGCTCGCGCTCGCCGACATGGACAGCGCGCTCGACATGGGCGAGGTCGGGAACAAGCCGCGGCGCTCGACCCTGACCTCCACGCTGACGTCGACGCTCACGCCCGGCTCCGCGAAGCCGGGCAGCGATCGCCTCGAGCCGCTCCCGATCCGATCCTTCAGCCAGTCGCCGAAGACGCAGAACTCCCCGAAGGTGGAGTGGGCCCCGCGCATGGACAGCAAAGCGCCGACCAAGTCCGACACGGCGCCGCGCAGCGACGTCGACAACACGCTCCGCGTCGAGGTGGCGCCGCCCACCGCGCGCGTGATGGAGGCCGATCGCCCGACCGCGCCGAACGTGACCGCGGCCGACGACAGCATCGACGAGCTCGATCCCGACTCGCTGATCGAGGACGGCGACGACGACGACGAGGCGGCGCCGCTCTCGCTGAGGGACGCGGTGCCCGAGAGCTCGGGCGACGTGCTCGGCGACGAAGACCTCGAAGACGACGAGGAGCCGAACCCGCACGAGGCGCTGTCGATCCGCGATCTCGTCGTCGTGCCCGCCGTCGCGCCGAACGACGCGCGGCCCGCGACCTCGCGGCCCCCCGCGCCGAAGACGGAGCCGCCGAAGTCGCAAGCGCCGCCGCCGCCCGTCACGAAGTCGCAAGCGCCGCCGCCGCCCGCGGCGAAGTCGCAGGCGCCGCCTCCCGCGGCCGCGAAGTCGCAAGCGCCGCCGCGCCCGCAGTCCCTCTCGCGTCCGGACATCCCTCCGCCGCCGCGTCCTCCCGCGACGTCGATCCCGGCGATCTCCGAGAGCGATCCCGAGGACACGCAGCGCCGCCGCCGGCCCACCTCCGATCCCGCGATGACGCGCGGTTGGATCCTCGGCGGCGTCGCGCTGGTCGTTCTCCTCGGCATCGCGTACCGCGTCGCGACGCCCGATCCGCCGCAGCCGAAGCCAGCGCCGACGGTCGCGACGACGGTACCGCCGACGCCGGTCACGACGCCGCCGCCTCCTGCGCCGGCCCCGGCACCCGCCCCGGAGCCGACGTCGTCGGAGGCGATCGCGGTCGACCTCCCGAGCGCGACGCCGCCGGCGCCCACGCCGCCGACGGTCACGAACAACGACCATCCGGTCGTGACGACGCCGCAACCGACGCCCACGCCGGTCGGCGACAAGCCGCCCACGACGCCGGCGCCCGCGCCGGCCCCCGCGCCGAAGCCGACGGTCGCCGCCACCGACTCGCCGGGCTCGATGTCGGACCTCCTCGACAAGGCCGGCGCCGCGCGGCGCAAGGGCGACTACGCGACGGCGCGCGAGCTCTACCAGCGTGTCATCGCGATGAGCCCCGCGAACGTCGAAGCCAACGGCGGCCTCGGCGACGTCGCGCGCGCGCAGGGCGACCTCGCCGCGGCGAAGGCGAGCTACGAGCGCGCCCTCGCCGCGAGCCCGACGTACACGCCGGCCCAGCTCGGCCTCGCCGACGTCGAGTGGGAGCAGGGCAACCGCCCGAGCGCCACGAAGCGCTACGCCCAGGTCGTCGACCGAATGGGCGATCGCGCCCCGCAACGCGCGAAGGACCGCGCCGGCGCGGGCAACTGA
- the hutH gene encoding histidine ammonia-lyase, with translation MTAPVYVGRPISLLDLEDVAVRGRPVMCADEARAKVLRSRAAIDAIAKQGDDAPRVYGVNTGFGALSETRISAADVRELQQNLVRSHSTGVGPELGNAEVRGMMLLRAQVLALGHSGVRAEVLDVLVAMLNAEVHPRIPSQGSVGASGDLAPLAHLALAMIGEGEARRGDGPFRPSLEVLREAGVTPVVLEAKEGLALINGTQYMASLGTLALLEAERLATAADIAGAMSLEALKGTSRPFDERLHEARPHPGQKAVAANLRALLTESEIMESHKDCGKVQDAYSLRCMPQVHGATRDALAWVRSVLEREVNAVTDNPSVFVDRGETEIISGGNFHGQPLALALDLAAMAAAELANISERRVEQLVNPALSTGLTAFLAPAGPKSGLHSGFMIAQVTSASLVSENKVLAHPASVDSIPSSAGKEDHVSMGSVSAKKLRDVVRNVRACLAIELMTAAAGLDQRAPLRPAKGVEAALTTVRTKIAPMTGDRPLYGDIEAATQLIATGELITSVTKTVGPLA, from the coding sequence ATGACGGCTCCGGTCTACGTCGGTCGGCCCATCTCCCTCCTCGACCTCGAAGACGTCGCCGTCCGCGGACGCCCCGTCATGTGCGCGGACGAAGCGCGCGCGAAGGTCCTGCGATCGCGCGCGGCGATCGACGCGATCGCGAAGCAAGGCGACGACGCGCCGCGCGTCTACGGCGTGAACACCGGCTTCGGCGCGCTCTCCGAGACGCGCATCAGCGCGGCGGACGTGCGCGAGCTGCAGCAGAACCTCGTCCGCTCGCACTCGACCGGCGTCGGCCCCGAGCTCGGCAACGCCGAGGTCCGCGGGATGATGCTCCTCCGCGCGCAGGTCCTCGCGCTCGGCCACTCCGGCGTCCGCGCCGAGGTCCTCGACGTCCTCGTCGCGATGCTGAACGCGGAGGTCCATCCGCGCATCCCGTCGCAAGGCTCCGTCGGCGCCTCCGGCGATCTCGCGCCGCTCGCGCACCTCGCGCTCGCGATGATCGGAGAAGGGGAGGCGCGCCGCGGCGACGGCCCCTTCCGTCCCAGCCTCGAGGTCCTCCGCGAAGCCGGCGTCACGCCGGTGGTGCTCGAGGCGAAGGAGGGCCTCGCGCTCATCAACGGCACGCAGTACATGGCGTCGCTCGGCACGCTCGCGCTCCTCGAGGCGGAGCGCCTCGCGACCGCGGCCGACATCGCGGGCGCGATGAGCCTCGAGGCGCTCAAGGGCACGAGCCGCCCCTTCGACGAGCGCCTCCACGAGGCCCGCCCGCACCCGGGCCAGAAGGCGGTCGCCGCGAACCTCCGCGCGCTCCTCACCGAGAGCGAGATCATGGAGAGCCACAAGGACTGCGGAAAGGTGCAAGATGCATATTCCTTGCGCTGCATGCCCCAGGTCCACGGCGCGACACGCGACGCGCTCGCGTGGGTCCGCTCCGTCCTCGAGCGCGAGGTCAACGCGGTCACCGACAACCCCTCCGTCTTCGTCGATCGCGGCGAGACGGAGATCATCAGCGGCGGCAACTTCCACGGCCAGCCGCTCGCGCTCGCGCTCGACCTCGCCGCGATGGCGGCGGCGGAGCTCGCGAACATCAGCGAGCGCCGCGTCGAGCAGCTCGTGAACCCGGCGCTGTCGACCGGCCTCACCGCGTTCCTCGCGCCCGCGGGCCCGAAGAGCGGTCTCCACTCCGGCTTCATGATCGCGCAGGTGACGAGCGCCTCCCTCGTGAGCGAGAACAAGGTGCTCGCGCACCCGGCGAGCGTCGACTCGATCCCGTCCTCGGCCGGCAAGGAGGACCACGTCTCGATGGGCTCGGTGAGCGCGAAGAAGCTCCGCGACGTGGTGAGGAACGTCCGCGCCTGCCTCGCGATCGAGCTCATGACCGCCGCCGCCGGCCTCGACCAGCGCGCCCCCCTCCGCCCAGCGAAGGGCGTCGAAGCCGCGCTCACCACCGTCCGCACGAAGATCGCCCCCATGACCGGCGACCGCCCCCTCTACGGCGACATCGAAGCCGCCACCCAACTCATCGCGACAGGCGAGCTCATCACCTCCGTCACGAAGACCGTCGGCCCACTTGCCTGA
- a CDS encoding biotin/lipoyl-binding protein — MRYYVTLDPAAKEPVLVDVNELPTGQIEVRLGDRPVAVDVVPLEGALSVRVGGRVVDLTVEGSPPEIGAVASGHRSYVRVESERQRAAALAKKAGGGASEKVVKSPMPGRVVRILVQRDAEVAAGQTLCVIEAMKMENEVKAKAACKVVDVHATEGATVENGAKLFTLG; from the coding sequence ATGCGCTATTACGTGACCCTCGATCCCGCCGCGAAGGAGCCCGTCCTCGTCGACGTGAACGAGCTGCCGACGGGACAGATCGAGGTGCGCCTCGGCGATCGGCCGGTCGCGGTCGACGTCGTCCCGCTCGAGGGCGCGCTCTCGGTCCGCGTCGGCGGCCGCGTCGTGGACCTCACGGTGGAGGGATCGCCGCCGGAGATCGGCGCGGTCGCGAGCGGGCATCGCTCGTACGTGCGGGTCGAGAGCGAGCGGCAGCGCGCGGCAGCGCTCGCGAAGAAGGCGGGCGGCGGCGCGAGCGAGAAGGTCGTGAAGTCGCCGATGCCGGGGCGCGTCGTCCGCATCCTCGTCCAGAGAGACGCCGAGGTCGCGGCCGGGCAGACGCTCTGCGTGATCGAGGCGATGAAGATGGAGAACGAGGTGAAGGCGAAGGCGGCCTGCAAGGTCGTCGACGTGCACGCGACCGAAGGCGCGACGGTGGAGAACGGCGCCAAGCTCTTCACGCTGGGCTGA
- a CDS encoding pyridoxal-phosphate dependent enzyme, which translates to MPRRLYLAHLPTPIERRPALDEIVGAKVWVKRDDATGGAEAGNKIRKLELLLADALDEKAELVITCGGLQSNHARATALSCARLGLRCVLYLRVADPAAARARLDATGNVLLDRLAGAELVFITPDEYRQRDAIMHAAQRELASEQVAAYVVPEGGSNGLGALGYVEAMREVRAQIDLGLAPRFDAVAHACGSGGTAAGVALGARAFDVADRAWAFAVCDDAMYFKRRIEAIIGEARGWDSSLPAKTGLVVDDAAKGPAYAVMDDEQKRFLTLIAKRTGFVFDPVYTGKAIWGLARAVSRGDVAAGANVLFLHTGGLPGLLAQGGELEDALA; encoded by the coding sequence ATGCCGCGTCGTCTCTACCTCGCGCACCTGCCGACGCCGATCGAACGACGACCCGCGCTCGACGAGATCGTCGGGGCGAAGGTCTGGGTGAAGCGCGACGACGCGACCGGCGGCGCGGAGGCGGGCAACAAGATCCGGAAGCTCGAGCTCCTCCTCGCCGACGCGCTCGACGAGAAGGCCGAGCTCGTCATCACCTGCGGCGGGCTCCAGTCGAACCACGCGCGCGCGACCGCGCTCTCGTGCGCGCGCCTCGGCCTCCGCTGCGTGCTCTACCTCCGCGTCGCGGACCCCGCCGCCGCGCGCGCGCGCCTCGACGCGACCGGCAACGTGCTGCTCGATCGCCTCGCCGGCGCCGAGCTCGTGTTCATCACGCCGGACGAGTACCGGCAGCGCGACGCGATCATGCACGCCGCACAGCGCGAGCTCGCGTCGGAGCAGGTCGCCGCCTACGTCGTGCCGGAGGGCGGCTCGAACGGGCTCGGCGCGCTCGGCTACGTCGAGGCGATGCGCGAGGTGCGGGCGCAGATCGACCTCGGTCTCGCGCCGCGCTTCGACGCCGTCGCGCACGCGTGCGGATCGGGCGGCACCGCGGCCGGGGTCGCGCTCGGGGCGCGGGCGTTCGACGTCGCGGACCGCGCGTGGGCCTTCGCGGTGTGCGACGACGCGATGTACTTCAAGCGGCGCATCGAGGCGATCATCGGCGAGGCGCGCGGCTGGGACTCGTCGCTCCCGGCGAAGACGGGCCTCGTCGTCGACGACGCGGCGAAGGGCCCCGCCTACGCGGTGATGGACGACGAGCAGAAGCGCTTCCTCACGCTGATCGCGAAGCGCACCGGCTTCGTCTTCGATCCGGTCTACACCGGCAAGGCGATCTGGGGCCTCGCGCGGGCCGTTTCGCGCGGCGACGTCGCCGCCGGCGCGAACGTGCTCTTCCTTCACACCGGCGGTCTGCCCGGGCTCCTCGCGCAGGGCGGCGAGCTCGAGGACGCTCTCGCGTGA
- a CDS encoding CPBP family intramembrane metalloprotease, with protein sequence MSDDDKDDDAPRPRGLSVLAWGLGLYGACRVLQIFLEAQATAAAVGQAVLVEWGTSRLGVVWTPHDRKASLPDGVRRGMFGALAGFAIAGVLLGVLVVSGGAKLEAVSSASVSVLVIGLVTAGLYAWRDELLFHGVTLRALGMFEPGDRASAQDLFRVVACGVTSAGAALGRSDASARSVVVAALLGVAFGALWTRDRGAWMPWGAHMAFRFATDTLVAGGVVQVRLASSAWAGGDSGLFGGTAAAVALVPVATVAIALTMRGISPDPARVG encoded by the coding sequence GTGAGCGACGACGACAAGGACGACGACGCGCCGCGACCGCGTGGCCTGTCCGTGCTCGCGTGGGGGCTCGGGCTCTACGGCGCGTGCCGCGTGCTCCAGATCTTCCTCGAGGCGCAGGCGACGGCGGCGGCGGTCGGGCAAGCCGTGCTCGTCGAGTGGGGCACCTCGCGCCTCGGCGTCGTGTGGACGCCTCACGACCGAAAGGCGAGCTTGCCCGACGGAGTGCGGCGCGGCATGTTCGGCGCGCTCGCCGGCTTCGCGATCGCGGGCGTGCTCCTCGGCGTGCTCGTCGTCTCGGGCGGCGCGAAGCTCGAGGCGGTGTCGAGCGCGTCGGTCTCCGTCCTCGTCATCGGCCTCGTCACGGCGGGGCTCTACGCCTGGCGCGACGAGCTCCTCTTCCACGGCGTGACGCTCCGCGCGCTCGGGATGTTCGAGCCCGGCGATCGCGCGAGCGCGCAGGACCTCTTCCGCGTCGTCGCGTGCGGCGTGACCTCCGCCGGCGCCGCGCTCGGGCGGAGCGACGCGTCGGCGCGGAGCGTCGTCGTCGCGGCGCTCCTCGGCGTCGCGTTCGGCGCGCTGTGGACGCGCGACCGCGGGGCGTGGATGCCGTGGGGCGCGCACATGGCGTTCCGCTTCGCGACCGACACGCTCGTCGCCGGAGGCGTCGTGCAGGTGCGCCTCGCGTCGAGCGCGTGGGCCGGAGGTGACTCCGGGCTTTTCGGGGGAACCGCTGCGGCTGTCGCGCTCGTGCCGGTCGCGACGGTGGCCATCGCCCTGACAATGCGGGGAATCTCGCCCGATCCGGCCCGGGTCGGCTAG
- a CDS encoding tetratricopeptide repeat protein, with the protein MRSSQSPPFPYGDFGDDPPHESRRLTPSIGLLHDSDQPNDSSNEDFLFHLYRGSELLQDNRVHEAKEELERALHLQPRDSKGQDLIAVVYFRLGLYPRAIQIYEALRRRNANDTSLLLNLALCYLKTGQPQLARRDLEQLLSLNPGHSRAWGYLGLACERLGDLAQAERAFEQGGHAQMAKRMAARREEAIGHAPPAAPTATGSAPSSPRQEIRDVAGAAYQELDAGELSFALAEPTSDKDIDDPAAASWRPHELGTTSTISQKPETQKPDTKDGPPAPAAPAVPQLGRGAQQFNRRPTLIAPVGAPPAYGFLANELASLERIPSQKPPSFGLDDAGSLPPVPSLRRPVVAVPSPFGPAKSHEQQVADDAARTRTLAPPLGHGSAPPQGPGSRPPEEPAADDWEPRPQVTAPPPQQHEEPAVTRAVVGPSGPPPQTPLGIGPPAPEEPPAPVEAPAPKSLSMKPETTRSSGSVAPMSIEPRQARTVVFPTDGVVLHPSGLALARTTPEVGFVARLEAFRAQQTGLKMALLERHVKGKPNGESFGGVASPMVHVTGEGELVLGARPGRKLHAYPIDEMCFAREDVLLGFGGGTVDVAFENGRLTTGEGEHLPVVQLRGNGAVLIEAIGDVVALAVHSERSLSVRREAILGWFGRLVPRAVAPSDAPCGQRGLVSFAGEGRVLLAGA; encoded by the coding sequence ATGCGTTCGAGCCAGAGCCCGCCGTTTCCCTACGGCGATTTCGGCGACGATCCGCCGCACGAGTCGCGGCGGCTGACGCCTTCCATCGGGCTCCTCCACGACTCGGACCAGCCGAACGACTCGTCGAACGAGGACTTCCTCTTCCACCTCTATCGCGGGAGCGAGCTCCTCCAGGACAACCGCGTCCACGAGGCGAAGGAGGAGCTCGAGCGCGCGCTCCACCTCCAGCCGCGCGACTCGAAGGGGCAGGACCTCATCGCGGTCGTGTACTTCCGGCTCGGGCTCTATCCGCGCGCGATCCAGATCTACGAGGCGCTCCGCCGCCGGAACGCGAACGACACGTCGCTGCTCCTGAACCTGGCGCTCTGCTACTTGAAGACGGGCCAGCCGCAGCTCGCGCGCCGCGACCTCGAGCAGCTCCTCTCGCTGAACCCCGGTCACTCGCGCGCGTGGGGCTACCTCGGGCTCGCGTGCGAGCGCCTCGGCGATCTCGCGCAGGCCGAGCGCGCGTTCGAGCAGGGCGGCCACGCGCAGATGGCGAAGCGCATGGCGGCGCGACGCGAGGAGGCGATCGGGCACGCGCCGCCCGCGGCGCCGACCGCGACGGGCTCCGCGCCGAGCTCGCCGCGGCAGGAGATCCGCGACGTCGCGGGCGCGGCGTACCAGGAGCTCGACGCGGGGGAGCTCTCGTTCGCGCTCGCGGAGCCGACGAGCGACAAGGACATCGACGATCCCGCGGCCGCGAGCTGGCGCCCGCACGAGCTCGGCACGACGTCCACGATCTCGCAGAAGCCCGAGACGCAGAAGCCGGACACGAAGGACGGACCGCCCGCGCCGGCCGCGCCCGCGGTCCCGCAGCTCGGACGCGGCGCGCAGCAGTTCAACCGCCGGCCCACGCTCATCGCGCCGGTCGGCGCGCCGCCGGCGTACGGCTTCCTCGCGAACGAGCTCGCGTCGCTCGAGCGTATCCCTTCGCAGAAGCCGCCGTCGTTCGGGCTCGACGACGCGGGCTCGCTCCCGCCCGTACCGTCGCTGCGCCGTCCGGTCGTCGCGGTGCCGAGCCCGTTCGGTCCCGCGAAGTCGCACGAGCAGCAGGTCGCCGACGACGCCGCGCGCACGCGCACGCTCGCGCCGCCGCTCGGCCACGGCAGCGCGCCGCCGCAAGGTCCGGGCAGCCGGCCGCCGGAGGAGCCCGCCGCCGACGACTGGGAGCCGCGCCCGCAGGTCACCGCGCCGCCGCCGCAACAACACGAAGAGCCCGCCGTGACGCGCGCGGTGGTCGGGCCCTCCGGGCCGCCGCCGCAGACGCCGCTCGGTATCGGTCCTCCAGCGCCGGAGGAGCCGCCGGCGCCCGTCGAGGCGCCGGCGCCCAAGTCGCTCAGCATGAAGCCGGAGACGACGCGGAGCTCCGGCAGCGTCGCGCCGATGTCGATCGAGCCGCGTCAGGCGCGCACGGTCGTCTTCCCCACCGACGGCGTGGTCCTCCATCCGTCGGGCCTCGCGCTCGCGCGGACGACGCCGGAGGTCGGCTTCGTCGCGCGGCTCGAGGCGTTCCGCGCGCAGCAGACGGGGCTCAAGATGGCGCTGCTCGAGCGGCACGTGAAGGGCAAGCCGAACGGCGAGTCGTTCGGCGGCGTCGCGAGCCCGATGGTGCACGTCACCGGCGAGGGGGAGCTCGTGCTCGGGGCGCGGCCGGGCCGCAAGCTGCACGCGTACCCGATCGACGAGATGTGCTTCGCGCGCGAGGACGTGCTCCTCGGCTTCGGCGGCGGGACCGTCGACGTCGCGTTCGAGAACGGCCGCCTCACCACCGGCGAGGGCGAGCACCTCCCCGTCGTCCAGCTGCGCGGCAACGGCGCGGTCCTCATCGAGGCGATCGGCGACGTCGTCGCGCTCGCGGTCCACAGCGAGCGATCGCTCAGCGTGCGCCGCGAGGCGATCCTCGGTTGGTTCGGGCGCCTCGTCCCGCGCGCGGTCGCGCCGAGCGACGCGCCCTGCGGCCAGCGCGGCCTCGTCAGCTTCGCCGGCGAAGGCCGCGTTCTCCTCGCGGGGGCCTGA
- the pgsA gene encoding CDP-diacylglycerol--glycerol-3-phosphate 3-phosphatidyltransferase translates to MAGLPPEVRKERRKSLREDTFNLPNALTMLRVAAIPLCLWFLDQDTPRSGFWASMIFTAAGITDVLDGYLARKLNLVSVFGKLVDPLADKLIVMATLVWMVKMDRIAPWAVVILLARELSVQALRSVAASEGVIISAGQEGKTKTALQVVGIIVLLYGNPAHLSYLGIDLGVVDLARVGRVLIYLSLVWSLSSMAQYIGLFSDTVEKKDEKLRSDESSSSL, encoded by the coding sequence ATGGCAGGGCTCCCTCCCGAGGTGCGAAAGGAGCGACGCAAGTCGCTCCGAGAGGACACCTTCAACCTGCCGAACGCGCTGACGATGCTGCGCGTCGCGGCGATCCCGCTCTGCCTGTGGTTCCTCGATCAAGACACGCCGCGCTCGGGCTTCTGGGCGTCGATGATCTTCACCGCGGCCGGCATCACCGACGTCCTCGACGGCTACCTCGCGCGGAAGCTCAACCTCGTGAGCGTGTTCGGCAAGCTCGTCGATCCGCTCGCCGACAAGCTCATCGTGATGGCGACGCTCGTGTGGATGGTGAAGATGGACCGCATCGCGCCGTGGGCGGTGGTCATCCTCCTCGCGCGCGAGCTCAGCGTGCAGGCGCTCCGCAGCGTCGCCGCGAGCGAGGGCGTCATCATCTCCGCGGGGCAGGAGGGCAAGACGAAGACGGCGCTCCAGGTCGTCGGCATCATCGTGCTCCTCTACGGCAACCCGGCGCACCTCTCGTACCTCGGCATCGATCTCGGCGTCGTCGACCTCGCGCGCGTCGGCCGCGTCCTCATCTATCTCTCGCTCGTGTGGTCGCTCTCGAGCATGGCGCAATACATCGGCCTGTTCTCGGACACGGTCGAGAAGAAGGACGAGAAGCTCCGGTCCGACGAATCGTCGTCCTCGTTGTAA
- a CDS encoding flagellar biosynthetic protein FliQ produces the protein MNPSVLVEQAQNALVLSVAVALPILGVAAIVGLLVAAFQAASQIQDPTIAHLPRLLAVVAALVILGPWMGSQIGAFAERMLLMAAR, from the coding sequence GTGAACCCGAGCGTGCTCGTCGAGCAGGCGCAGAACGCGCTGGTGCTCTCGGTCGCGGTGGCGCTGCCGATCCTCGGCGTCGCGGCGATCGTCGGCCTGCTCGTCGCGGCGTTCCAGGCGGCGTCGCAGATCCAGGACCCGACGATCGCGCATCTGCCGCGGCTCCTCGCGGTCGTCGCGGCGCTCGTGATCCTCGGGCCGTGGATGGGCAGCCAGATCGGCGCATTCGCCGAGCGCATGCTGCTCATGGCCGCGCGCTGA
- a CDS encoding TetR/AcrR family transcriptional regulator: MSESSLSLRPKRKTGASSRASRGKKAAPRRSGDKRSRILEAAIKVFARNGFHATRVSEVAKAAGVADGTIYLYFDSKESLLVSLFEDRIERLLTFMKEELPKQPDAPARLRAVIDMQLGLLEGERDLAEVITVILRQSTRLLKEFAAPRFTAYIDGIARIVAEGQASGAFRQDVSPHVAARAVFGALDGITLTWALGRAEAGALARASGQLADILLRGLAP; the protein is encoded by the coding sequence ATGAGTGAATCCTCACTCAGTTTGCGACCGAAGCGGAAGACCGGCGCGTCATCGCGCGCATCGCGCGGGAAAAAGGCGGCGCCGCGGCGCTCCGGCGACAAGCGATCGCGCATCCTCGAGGCGGCGATCAAGGTCTTCGCGCGGAACGGCTTCCACGCGACGCGCGTGAGCGAGGTCGCGAAGGCGGCCGGCGTCGCGGACGGCACGATCTATCTGTACTTCGACTCGAAGGAGAGCCTGCTCGTCTCGCTGTTCGAGGACCGCATCGAGAGGCTCCTCACGTTCATGAAGGAGGAGCTGCCGAAGCAGCCCGACGCGCCGGCGCGCCTCCGCGCGGTGATCGACATGCAGCTCGGTCTGCTCGAGGGCGAGCGCGATCTCGCGGAGGTCATCACCGTGATCCTGCGCCAGTCGACGCGCCTGCTGAAGGAGTTCGCGGCGCCGCGCTTCACCGCGTACATCGACGGCATCGCGCGCATCGTGGCGGAGGGCCAGGCGTCGGGCGCGTTCCGGCAGGACGTCTCGCCCCACGTCGCGGCGCGCGCGGTCTTCGGCGCGCTCGACGGCATCACGCTCACGTGGGCGCTCGGCCGCGCGGAGGCCGGCGCGCTCGCGCGAGCGTCGGGCCAGCTCGCCGACATCCTGCTCCGCGGCCTCGCGCCTTGA